The following are from one region of the Odontesthes bonariensis isolate fOdoBon6 chromosome 12, fOdoBon6.hap1, whole genome shotgun sequence genome:
- the klhdc3l gene encoding uncharacterized protein klhdc3l, with protein sequence MSQSNPCLWRQLPQSSQSPCDRYKHACCSFGANVYVLGGRRNGSLRDFWKYSVVSNEWTELNCTGEAAPEELEEHSMVAHEGFLYVFGGMLDSAYTKCRYALWVFDIAKQKWVHCQGKTRPPQTQTPTNRKAHSAVVIGSAMLMYGGLVDIKGSSQDFWTLNFDSTLWSLLSGSQQGSFGPGPRHSHSAMAYQSCMYLFGGLKGLREQRDFWKWNSTNHTWTSLKNKSGPPRLMGHSAVAYKDSMLLFGGGESQNSPTNCLWMYSLSSQTWSQVAALPDANPPDKIQHCCAGLGPSYRSTTSSPCLSSTLQSRQLDGKLRPFKNKLFPAQLTFLGSEGAIELETFSPEKCYKSKTHSSSEVDSSSNKAVMRNRPQLTGSCLTFENKAFRKQWSCAEEELLGGEDGDIHQHLPDLLLVLGGRPYSRQSPISMWQMTLTDS encoded by the exons ATGAGTCAAAGTAACCCTTGCCTATGGAGGCAGCTCCCTCAGAGCAGCCAGTCCCCGTGTGACCGCTACAAGCATGCCTGCTGCAGCTTCGGTGCAAATGTCTACGTCCTGGGAGGCAGAAGAAATGGCAGTCTGAGGGACTTCTGGAAGTACAGTGTGG TGAGCAACGAATGGACAGAGTTGAACTGCACCGGTGAAGCTGCaccagaggagctggaggagcatTCTATGGTGGCTCATGAG GGTTTCCTCTATGTGTTCGGAGGCATGCTGGACTCTGCATACACAAAGTGCAGATATGCCCTCTGGGTGTTTGACATCG CAAAGCAGAAGTGGGTGCACTGCCAGGGGAAGACACGCCCCCCACAG ACTCAGACGCCCACCAACAGGAAAGCACACAGTGCTGTGGTGATTGGCTCTGCCATGCTGATGTATGGAGGTTTGGTGGACATAAAAGGATCCTCGCAGGACTTCTGGACTCTGAATTTTG ATAGCACGCTTTGGTCCCTTCTGAGTGGCTCCCAGCAGGGCTCCTTTGGCCCTGGCCCCAGACACAGTCACTCTGCCATGGCCTACCAGAGCTGCATGTATCTTTTTGGTGGCTTAAAGGGTTTGCGTGAGCAGAGAGACTTCTGGAAGTGGAACTCCACCAACCACACGTGGACTTCTCTTAAAAACAA gtCCGGACCCCCGAGACTGATGGGCCACTCAGCTGTGGCCTACAAAGACAGTATGCTTCTCTTTGGAGGTGGCGAGAGCCAGAACTCCCCCACCAACTGTCTGTGGATGTACAGCTTGAGCAGCCAGACCTGGAGCCAGGTCGCCGCTCTGCCGGACGCCAACCCTCCGGACAAAATCCAGCACTGCTGTGCAGGGCTGGGTCCCAGCTATAGGTCCACCACCAGCAGCCCCTGCCTCAGCTCCACACTCCAGTCCAGGCAGCTGGATGGGAAACTCAGgccttttaaaaacaaactcttCCCAGCACAGCTCACCTTTCTGGGGTCAGAGGGCGCTATAGAGCTGGAGACGTTCAGTCCTGAGAAATGTTACAAAAGCAAAACGCACTCTTCTTCAGAAgtggacagcagcagcaacaaggcTGTGATGAGGAACAGACCACAGCTGACTGGAAGCTGTTTGACATTTGAGAATAAAGCTTTCAGGAAACAGTGGAGCTGCGCAGAAGAGGAGCTGCTTGGCGGAGAGGACGGGGATATCCACCAGCATCTCCCTGATCTGCTGCTGGTGCTTGGGGGCAGACCTTATTCCAGACAGAGTCCCATCTCCATGTGGCAAATGACCCTGACTGACTCCTAA